A part of Hemicordylus capensis ecotype Gifberg chromosome 16, rHemCap1.1.pri, whole genome shotgun sequence genomic DNA contains:
- the AGTRAP gene encoding type-1 angiotensin II receptor-associated protein isoform X2 gives MEVPAVNLKAIVLVHWLLTTWGGLITWLPSSYAWGNYTILALGVWAVAQRDSVDAILMFFTGLLLTILTDIIHISIYYPVIPSLTDTVRFSAGMVIFSLLLKPISCFLAYQMYRERGGEYAFNLDPESPLGINFVCNGFLHVGQDRSAYQSIDTPEPPRPYPDVASKPGPPLPY, from the exons ATGGAGGTGCCCGCGGTCAACTTGAAG GCTATTGTCCTTGTTCACTGGCTGCTGACAACATG ggGTGGCTTAATAACCTGGCTTCCAAGTTCCTATGCGTGGGGGAACTACACCATCCTTGCCCTGGGGGTCTGGGCGGTGGCTCAGAGGGATTCTGTCGATGCCATCCTCATG TTCTTCACCGGCCTGCTGCTGACCATCCTCACGGACATCATTCACATCAGCATCTATTACCCCGTCATCCCCTCGCTGACGGACACGGTCCGCTTCAGTGCCGGCATGGTCATCTTCAGCCTCCTCCTGAAGCCAATATCCTGCTTCTTGGCCTATCAGATGTACCGGGAGCGCGGCGGAGAGTACGCCTTCAACCTGG ATCCGGAGTCTCCCCTGGGCATCAATTTTGTCTGCAACG GTTTCCTCCACGTGGGCCAAGACCGTAGCGCGTACCAGTCCATCGACACCCCTGAACCACCACGGCCGTATCCTGATGTAGCCAGCAAGCCCGGTCCCCCTCTGCCCTATTGA
- the AGTRAP gene encoding type-1 angiotensin II receptor-associated protein isoform X1 codes for MQIIQANRLVQAIVLVHWLLTTWGGLITWLPSSYAWGNYTILALGVWAVAQRDSVDAILMFFTGLLLTILTDIIHISIYYPVIPSLTDTVRFSAGMVIFSLLLKPISCFLAYQMYRERGGEYAFNLDPESPLGINFVCNGFLHVGQDRSAYQSIDTPEPPRPYPDVASKPGPPLPY; via the exons ATGCAAATAATACAGGCAAACAGGCTTGTGCAG GCTATTGTCCTTGTTCACTGGCTGCTGACAACATG ggGTGGCTTAATAACCTGGCTTCCAAGTTCCTATGCGTGGGGGAACTACACCATCCTTGCCCTGGGGGTCTGGGCGGTGGCTCAGAGGGATTCTGTCGATGCCATCCTCATG TTCTTCACCGGCCTGCTGCTGACCATCCTCACGGACATCATTCACATCAGCATCTATTACCCCGTCATCCCCTCGCTGACGGACACGGTCCGCTTCAGTGCCGGCATGGTCATCTTCAGCCTCCTCCTGAAGCCAATATCCTGCTTCTTGGCCTATCAGATGTACCGGGAGCGCGGCGGAGAGTACGCCTTCAACCTGG ATCCGGAGTCTCCCCTGGGCATCAATTTTGTCTGCAACG GTTTCCTCCACGTGGGCCAAGACCGTAGCGCGTACCAGTCCATCGACACCCCTGAACCACCACGGCCGTATCCTGATGTAGCCAGCAAGCCCGGTCCCCCTCTGCCCTATTGA
- the AGTRAP gene encoding type-1 angiotensin II receptor-associated protein isoform X3 has product MQIIQANRLVQAIVLVHWLLTTWGGLITWLPSSYAWGNYTILALGVWAVAQRDSVDAILMFFTGLLLTILTDIIHISIYYPVIPSLTDTVRFSAGMVIFSLLLKPISCFLAYQMYRERGGEYAFNLGFLHVGQDRSAYQSIDTPEPPRPYPDVASKPGPPLPY; this is encoded by the exons ATGCAAATAATACAGGCAAACAGGCTTGTGCAG GCTATTGTCCTTGTTCACTGGCTGCTGACAACATG ggGTGGCTTAATAACCTGGCTTCCAAGTTCCTATGCGTGGGGGAACTACACCATCCTTGCCCTGGGGGTCTGGGCGGTGGCTCAGAGGGATTCTGTCGATGCCATCCTCATG TTCTTCACCGGCCTGCTGCTGACCATCCTCACGGACATCATTCACATCAGCATCTATTACCCCGTCATCCCCTCGCTGACGGACACGGTCCGCTTCAGTGCCGGCATGGTCATCTTCAGCCTCCTCCTGAAGCCAATATCCTGCTTCTTGGCCTATCAGATGTACCGGGAGCGCGGCGGAGAGTACGCCTTCAACCTGG GTTTCCTCCACGTGGGCCAAGACCGTAGCGCGTACCAGTCCATCGACACCCCTGAACCACCACGGCCGTATCCTGATGTAGCCAGCAAGCCCGGTCCCCCTCTGCCCTATTGA
- the DRAXIN gene encoding draxin produces the protein MAGGNMAGSPISFSPIFVFCLLAVSPTDSLDPGPEASSLPTVANSFQNQDLWPHRAVTHHRRHSLSKHGRAHHGMPSRARGSGEGTLRLLSRSTLGGEPRLMEPASLRQKDVFLGFEFPYPDQENHAPGSERGKKPNREHRRHSRRDRLKQHRGKASDPGPSALYKKPENFEEQLQALHAEGPSTGLAPTALLGSTPKTSTEEPPALQATASRPRGRARHDGEVMPTLDMTLFDWTDYEDLRADMWPSARRKEKRRSKIGGNETAPAEGEPCDHHLDCLPGCCCDLREHLCKPHNRGLNNKCYDDCMCTEGLRCYAKFHRNRRVTRRKGRCVEPESADGDQGSFINV, from the exons ATGGCAGGCGGGAACATGGCTGGCTCccccatctctttctctcccatctTTGTCTTCTGTCTCCTGGCTGTCAGCCCCACGGACTCCCTCGACCCAGGCCCTGAGGCCTCCAGCCTCCCCACCGTCGCCAACAGCTTCCAAAACCAGGACCTCTGGCCGCACCGAGCTGTGACACACCATCGAAGGCACAGCCTGAGCAAGCATGGCCGGGCCCACCACGGGATGCCCTCCAGGGCCCGAGGATCCGGGGAGGGGACCCTGCGGCTTCTGAGTCGGTCCACGCTGGGGGGAGAGCCAAGACTGATGGAGCCTGCCAGTCTCAGGCAGAAGGATGTCTTCTTGGGGTTCGAGTTCCCGTATCCGGATCAGGAGAACCACGCCCCCGGATCGGAGCGAGGGAAGAAGCCGAACCGTGAGCACCGACGGCACAGCCGCAGAGACAGGTTGAAACAGCACCGAG GCAAAGCTTCTGACCCGGGGCCCAGCGCACTCTATAAGAAACCGGAAAACTTTGAGGAGCAGTTGCAGGCCCTCCACGCAGAAGGACCTTCCACAGGGCTGGCTCCCACCGCCCTCCTGGGCTCCACGCCAAAGACATCGACCGAGGAGCCACCCGCTCTCCAAGCCACGGCCTCTCGGCCTCGGGGCCGCGCCCGGCACGACGGGGAGGTGATGCCCACCCTGGACATGACGCTCTTTGACTGGACGGATTACGAAGACCTCCGAGCGGACATGTGGCCCTCCGCCCGGAGAAAAG AGAAACGGCGCAGCAAGATTGGCGGCAACGAGACCGCACCCGCCGAAGGGGAGCCCTGCGACCATCACCTCGACTGCCTCCCAG GATGCTGTTGTGACCTGCGGGAGCATctctgcaagccccacaaccgaGGCCTGAACAACAAATGTTACGACGACTGCATGTGCACGGAAG GCTTACGCTGTTATGCCAAATTTCACCGCAACCGAAGAGTGACCCGACGGAAAGGCCGCTGTGTCGAACCGGAATCCGCCGACGGAGATCAAGGATCGTTTATTAATGTCTAG
- the AGTRAP gene encoding type-1 angiotensin II receptor-associated protein isoform X4: protein MEVPAVNLKAIVLVHWLLTTWGGLITWLPSSYAWGNYTILALGVWAVAQRDSVDAILMFFTGLLLTILTDIIHISIYYPVIPSLTDTVRFSAGMVIFSLLLKPISCFLAYQMYRERGGEYAFNLGFLHVGQDRSAYQSIDTPEPPRPYPDVASKPGPPLPY from the exons ATGGAGGTGCCCGCGGTCAACTTGAAG GCTATTGTCCTTGTTCACTGGCTGCTGACAACATG ggGTGGCTTAATAACCTGGCTTCCAAGTTCCTATGCGTGGGGGAACTACACCATCCTTGCCCTGGGGGTCTGGGCGGTGGCTCAGAGGGATTCTGTCGATGCCATCCTCATG TTCTTCACCGGCCTGCTGCTGACCATCCTCACGGACATCATTCACATCAGCATCTATTACCCCGTCATCCCCTCGCTGACGGACACGGTCCGCTTCAGTGCCGGCATGGTCATCTTCAGCCTCCTCCTGAAGCCAATATCCTGCTTCTTGGCCTATCAGATGTACCGGGAGCGCGGCGGAGAGTACGCCTTCAACCTGG GTTTCCTCCACGTGGGCCAAGACCGTAGCGCGTACCAGTCCATCGACACCCCTGAACCACCACGGCCGTATCCTGATGTAGCCAGCAAGCCCGGTCCCCCTCTGCCCTATTGA
- the MAD2L2 gene encoding mitotic spindle assembly checkpoint protein MAD2B: MTTLTRQDLNFGQVVADVLSEFLEVAVHLILYVREVYPTGIFQKRKKYNVPVQMSCHPELNQYIQDTLHCIKPLLEKNDVEKVVVVILDKEHHPVERFVFEITQPPLLSISSDSLLNHVEHLLRAFILKISVCDAVLENNPPGCTFTVLVHTREAATRNMEKIQVIKDFPWILADEQDVHMRDPRLIPLKTMTSDLLKMQLYVEERAQKGT; encoded by the exons ATGACCACCCTAACCCGGCAGGATCTCAACTTCGGACAAG TTGTCGCTGATGTGCTCTCTGAATTTTTGGAAGTGGCCGTTCACCTCATCCTTTACGTCCGAGAAGTCTACCCAACTGGCAtctttcagaagaggaaaaaatATAACGTACCTGTCCAG ATGTCTTGTCATCCTGAGTTGAATCAGTACATCCAGGACACACTTCACTGCATCAAGCCTCTACTGGAGAAG AATGACGTGGAAAAGGTCGTGGTCGTAATCCTGGACAAAGAGCATCATCCGGTGGAGAGGTTTGTTTTCGAAATCACGCAGCCACCCCTGCTGTCGATCAG CTCCGATTCCCTTCTGAACCACGTGGAGCACCTCTTGCGTGCCTTCATTTTGAAGATCAGCGTCTGCGACGCCGTGTTGGAAAACAACCCTCCAG GCTGTACTTTCACTGTCCTAGTGCACACGCGGGAAGCCGCCACCCGTAACATGGAGAAAATCCAGGTGATCAAG GATTTCCCCTGGATCCTTGCCGACGAGCAGGACGTCCATATGCGCGACCCGCGGCTGATCCCGCTGAAGACCATGACGTCGGATCTTTTAAAA ATGCAGCTGTATGTAGAAGAGAGAGCCCAGAAAGGTACTTGA